A genome region from Aestuariivirga litoralis includes the following:
- a CDS encoding F0F1 ATP synthase subunit C produces the protein MDANAAKLIGAGIACIGMGGAGIGVGIIFGNFLSGALRNPAAAGAQFTNALIGAALAEGLGIFSLVVALLLLFVS, from the coding sequence ATGGACGCAAACGCAGCAAAGCTCATCGGCGCAGGTATCGCATGCATTGGCATGGGTGGTGCAGGCATCGGCGTGGGCATTATTTTCGGTAACTTCCTGTCGGGCGCCCTGCGCAACCCGGCTGCTGCTGGTGCCCAGTTCACCAACGCGCTGATCGGTGCTGCTCTGGCTGAAGGCCTCGGCATTTTCTCGCTCGTTGTCGCCCTCCTCCTCCTCTTCGTGTCGTAG
- a CDS encoding DsbA family protein, whose protein sequence is MIELSRRQLLLGLSTVALSATCFGTFAFAQDTSTAVDGGSGKVDLSDLLTPPAEGDMTQGPDDAKVTIVEYGSASCPHCAAFYKDTYLKLKTDYIDTGKVRFIFREFPHNDQGLAAFMVARCAPKEKYFPLLDVFFTTQAVWVPDALVQLKNIAQQAGMSSDDFDACLKNEKVAKAILDVRDKGSKKYGVNGIPYIIINGKAFEGETSYDAVKAVIDPLLK, encoded by the coding sequence ATGATTGAACTCTCCCGTCGCCAGCTTTTGTTGGGCTTGAGCACTGTCGCCTTGAGCGCCACCTGCTTTGGCACCTTCGCCTTTGCCCAGGATACTTCCACCGCTGTTGATGGCGGATCAGGCAAGGTTGACCTGTCGGACCTGCTCACCCCGCCTGCTGAAGGCGACATGACGCAAGGCCCCGATGACGCCAAGGTCACCATCGTGGAATATGGCTCTGCCTCTTGCCCGCATTGCGCCGCGTTCTACAAAGACACCTATCTGAAGCTGAAGACCGATTACATCGACACCGGCAAAGTGCGCTTCATCTTCCGCGAATTCCCGCACAATGATCAGGGCCTTGCAGCTTTCATGGTGGCCCGCTGCGCGCCGAAGGAAAAGTATTTCCCGCTGCTAGACGTGTTCTTCACAACTCAAGCCGTCTGGGTGCCGGATGCGCTCGTGCAGCTCAAGAACATCGCTCAGCAAGCTGGCATGTCGTCGGATGATTTCGATGCCTGCCTGAAAAACGAGAAAGTGGCCAAGGCCATTCTCGATGTTCGCGACAAGGGTTCCAAGAAATACGGCGTGAACGGCATTCCCTACATCATCATCAATGGCAAGGCGTTCGAGGGTGAAACCTCTTATGACGCTGTGAAGGCCGTTATCGATCCGCTGCTGAAATAA
- a CDS encoding AtpZ/AtpI family protein, whose protein sequence is MARPTSGKGKDNEDPAKLGDISARLSDLTSRIAAEKSTKTQAEKAPASYQGASDYSKGYRLVSEFVAGILVGAAIGYGLDRLFNTLPLFLIIFLLAGFGAGMVNMSRAANRTPPTPEELAKMPKPADDEDEDK, encoded by the coding sequence ATGGCACGACCGACTTCCGGGAAGGGCAAGGACAACGAGGATCCTGCAAAGCTCGGCGACATTTCCGCCCGTTTGAGTGACCTGACCAGCCGTATCGCGGCTGAAAAGAGCACCAAAACCCAGGCAGAAAAGGCGCCGGCGAGTTACCAAGGGGCTTCGGACTATTCCAAGGGTTACCGCCTGGTCAGCGAATTTGTTGCTGGCATTCTGGTGGGTGCGGCCATTGGTTATGGGTTGGACCGGTTGTTCAACACGCTTCCGCTGTTCCTGATCATATTTTTGCTCGCAGGCTTTGGCGCCGGCATGGTCAACATGTCACGCGCGGCGAATAGAACGCCACCAACGCCTGAAGAGCTGGCCAAAATGCCGAAGCCGGCAGACGATGAAGACGAGGACAAGTAG
- a CDS encoding HAD family hydrolase, translated as MNVVFDLGMVLIEWDPRHVYRQVFNDDAKMEWFLAEVCHGDWNLEQDRGRSFDDGVKEATARHPELAKEIALYRDRWMDMVPGDIPGSVAILKELHAKGTPLYAITNWNSDTYRATEKRFDFLKLFRDIVVSGDEKLIKPQPEIFQLLAARNGLNLADSLFIDDNLKNVHGAEAVGMRAHHFTGPESLRTDLQKRGIL; from the coding sequence ATGAACGTCGTCTTTGACCTCGGCATGGTTCTCATCGAATGGGACCCGCGTCATGTCTATCGCCAGGTCTTCAACGACGACGCCAAGATGGAATGGTTTCTCGCGGAAGTCTGCCACGGCGATTGGAATCTGGAACAGGACCGTGGCCGCTCCTTCGACGATGGCGTAAAGGAAGCCACCGCCCGCCACCCGGAACTGGCCAAGGAAATCGCCCTCTACCGCGACCGCTGGATGGACATGGTGCCGGGCGACATTCCAGGCTCCGTCGCCATCCTGAAGGAACTGCATGCCAAGGGCACACCCCTCTATGCCATTACCAACTGGAACAGCGACACCTACCGCGCCACCGAGAAACGCTTCGACTTCCTGAAGCTGTTCCGTGACATCGTGGTCTCCGGCGATGAAAAGCTGATCAAGCCGCAGCCCGAAATTTTCCAGCTTCTCGCCGCTCGCAATGGCCTAAACCTCGCAGATTCCCTTTTCATCGACGACAATCTCAAAAATGTGCACGGCGCCGAGGCCGTCGGCATGCGGGCGCACCACTTTACCGGCCCGGAAAGCCTGCGCACTGACTTGCAAAAGCGAGGGATTCTCTGA
- a CDS encoding F0F1 ATP synthase subunit A, with the protein MVNDPIHQFRIHNIFGPWNIFGHEIGFTNSNLFMGIIVLLTVGFLLAASAKRAMVPGRMQSVGELWYNLIHNMVDNVLGHEGAKFFPLVFSLFSFVLVANLLGMFPYFFTVTSQVIVTASLAVFVVALVVVIGIYKHGLGWFKLFVPSGVPMAILPFISLIEIISFLSRPISLGLRLFGNMLAGHIVLKVFAGFVVSLVALGLGGIIGALAPLLMAVALTALEFLVAFLQAFVFAILTCVYLNDALHTHH; encoded by the coding sequence GTGGTAAACGATCCGATCCACCAATTCCGCATTCACAATATTTTCGGCCCGTGGAACATTTTTGGCCACGAGATCGGCTTCACCAATTCAAACCTGTTCATGGGCATCATCGTGCTGCTCACCGTGGGCTTCCTGCTCGCTGCTTCCGCCAAGCGCGCCATGGTGCCGGGCCGCATGCAGTCGGTGGGTGAGCTCTGGTACAATCTGATCCACAACATGGTGGATAATGTGCTGGGCCATGAGGGTGCGAAATTCTTCCCGCTGGTCTTCTCGCTGTTCTCTTTCGTGCTGGTGGCCAACCTGCTCGGCATGTTCCCGTATTTCTTCACCGTCACCAGCCAGGTGATCGTGACCGCCTCGCTCGCTGTCTTCGTTGTCGCCCTTGTTGTGGTGATCGGCATTTACAAGCACGGCCTCGGCTGGTTCAAACTCTTCGTGCCGTCGGGCGTGCCCATGGCCATCCTGCCCTTCATCTCGCTGATCGAAATCATTTCCTTCCTGTCGCGCCCCATCTCGCTGGGCCTGCGTCTGTTCGGCAACATGCTGGCTGGCCATATCGTGCTGAAGGTGTTCGCCGGCTTCGTGGTCAGCCTCGTAGCTCTGGGACTGGGCGGCATAATCGGCGCTCTGGCCCCATTGCTCATGGCTGTTGCCCTCACTGCATTGGAATTCCTGGTGGCCTTCCTGCAGGCCTTCGTCTTCGCCATTCTCACTTGCGTCTATCTCAATGACGCGCTTCACACCCATCACTAA
- the smc gene encoding chromosome segregation protein SMC — translation MKFAKLRLTGFKSFVEPTELIIEKGLTGVVGPNGCGKSNLLEALRWVMGENSYKSMRASGMEDVIFSGTTQRPARNMAEVLVTMQNDDRTAPAAFNDAEMLEISREIVRDQGSTYRVNGGEVRARDVQLLFADASTGSRSPALVRQGQIAELINAKPQARRLILEEAAGITGLHTRRHEAELKLKAAEANVARLDDVMAQLETQLASLKRQARQAIKYKQVSAEIRKLEASSLYVAWREAAAALEHDTEALNLATRTLASHTLSASEKLRIRDELGEQLPGLREQEAYKAAMLQRINMERTSLDEEEKRVEARLNELKQRRTQANNDLLREQGLVADTDAVIAKLATEAEALTQALSGDQTLREEAATILQAAAQSLARAQEAADAAGAKLAELSAQRSAFERAVGEHQARVARIEKQSAEIAQRQQDLSARIGSTEDGATLAQAVSHGETVVSEAEHAAGHAEAAIRVARNIETDKRAAHDEARRKADRLQTEVRTLTNLLKASGGDLWPSLLDQITVQPGYEAALGAALGEDIEASADEGAPVFWRGLPPLDHTAALPADAKSLSHFVVAPGALSRVLAHIGVVSKAVGAALQPQLKPGQKLVSVEGDVWRWDGFTSAADAPSAAAKRLAERNRLTEIEENMKQAAADAETAKTEFEQARLNVESGQRAERDKREAWRTATAALDVARKALQAHERRMAENAAQTSALEESARNAAAQLAEAREQHQGAASQFAALPASDGLGAEVQRLRDAMNGERGIYAEARARHDGLEREAKLRGDRLRTIEGEQRDWKTRAAKAQEQAGQLNTRLDETEAAIAEMQAMPQALADKRLKLMNTLAEAEGERRAAADNLATAENAVREADKELRVAQEQAATSREGHARLGAVLESTNARHHTSVARITEVLQCEPQEILAKAELSEENLPATDVIEKRLNELREDRERLGAVNLRADEEAQAVGEQVDKMKSEKDELVQAIAKLRGGIGSLNREGRQRLLDAFETVNTKFSELFTTLFDGGKAELQLIESDDPLEAGLEILANPPGKKATTLSLLSGGEQTLTALSLIFAVFLTNPSPICVMDEVDAPLDDHNIERFCNLLDAMLQRTETRFLIITHHPLTMARMHRLFGVTMMERGVSQLVSVNLEEAEQLIDAA, via the coding sequence ATGAAATTTGCCAAACTGCGGCTGACAGGTTTCAAGTCCTTTGTAGAGCCCACCGAACTCATCATTGAAAAAGGGCTGACCGGCGTGGTCGGCCCCAATGGCTGCGGCAAGTCCAATTTGCTGGAAGCGCTACGCTGGGTCATGGGTGAAAACTCATACAAGTCGATGCGCGCGTCGGGCATGGAAGATGTGATCTTCTCCGGCACCACCCAGCGCCCGGCGCGCAACATGGCTGAAGTTCTGGTCACCATGCAGAATGATGACCGCACGGCGCCTGCAGCGTTCAACGACGCCGAGATGCTGGAAATCTCGCGCGAAATCGTCCGCGATCAGGGCTCGACTTACCGCGTCAATGGCGGCGAAGTGCGCGCCCGTGACGTGCAGCTTCTGTTCGCTGATGCCTCGACCGGCTCGCGCTCGCCAGCACTTGTGCGTCAGGGCCAGATCGCTGAACTGATCAATGCCAAGCCGCAAGCCCGCCGCCTGATTCTCGAAGAAGCCGCCGGCATCACCGGGCTGCACACGCGTCGCCATGAAGCAGAGCTCAAGCTCAAGGCTGCTGAAGCCAATGTCGCGCGCCTTGATGATGTGATGGCGCAGTTGGAAACCCAGTTGGCCAGCCTCAAGCGCCAGGCCCGCCAGGCGATCAAATACAAGCAGGTCTCCGCCGAAATCCGCAAGCTCGAAGCCTCCAGCCTCTATGTGGCGTGGCGCGAAGCGGCGGCGGCTTTGGAACATGACACCGAAGCCCTCAACCTCGCCACCCGCACACTGGCCTCACACACACTTTCCGCTTCGGAAAAACTGCGCATCCGCGATGAGCTGGGCGAGCAATTGCCGGGCCTGCGTGAGCAGGAGGCCTATAAGGCCGCCATGCTCCAGCGCATCAATATGGAGCGCACCAGCCTCGACGAAGAAGAAAAACGAGTCGAAGCCCGCCTGAACGAATTGAAGCAGCGCCGCACGCAAGCCAACAATGACTTGCTGCGTGAGCAAGGCCTTGTAGCCGACACCGATGCCGTCATCGCCAAGCTGGCCACCGAAGCGGAGGCGCTCACCCAAGCCCTGTCGGGTGATCAAACGTTGCGTGAAGAAGCCGCCACCATCTTGCAGGCCGCCGCGCAATCGCTGGCACGCGCGCAAGAAGCTGCCGATGCCGCCGGTGCCAAGCTGGCCGAACTCTCCGCCCAGCGCAGCGCCTTCGAGCGTGCTGTGGGCGAACATCAGGCCCGCGTTGCCCGCATCGAAAAGCAATCTGCCGAAATCGCCCAGCGCCAGCAGGATCTCAGCGCCCGCATCGGCTCCACCGAAGATGGCGCAACGCTTGCTCAGGCTGTGTCGCACGGCGAAACCGTGGTCTCGGAGGCCGAGCACGCCGCTGGCCATGCCGAAGCCGCGATCCGCGTGGCCCGCAATATCGAAACCGACAAGCGCGCCGCCCATGATGAAGCACGCCGCAAGGCTGATCGTCTGCAGACGGAAGTCCGCACCCTCACCAATTTGCTGAAAGCCAGCGGTGGCGATCTCTGGCCGTCGCTGCTCGACCAGATCACCGTGCAGCCCGGTTATGAAGCCGCTTTGGGTGCAGCCCTGGGCGAAGATATCGAAGCTTCCGCCGATGAGGGTGCCCCCGTTTTCTGGCGCGGCCTGCCGCCGTTGGATCACACCGCGGCTTTGCCCGCCGATGCCAAATCACTCAGCCATTTCGTCGTCGCCCCCGGCGCACTCTCACGCGTGCTGGCCCATATCGGCGTTGTCTCGAAAGCCGTGGGCGCTGCCTTGCAGCCGCAATTGAAGCCGGGCCAGAAACTGGTCTCGGTCGAAGGCGATGTCTGGCGCTGGGATGGTTTCACCTCCGCCGCCGATGCGCCCAGTGCCGCTGCCAAGCGCTTGGCCGAGCGCAACCGCCTCACTGAAATCGAAGAGAACATGAAGCAGGCGGCAGCCGATGCCGAAACTGCCAAGACCGAATTCGAACAGGCCCGCCTGAATGTCGAATCCGGCCAGCGCGCCGAACGCGACAAGCGCGAAGCCTGGCGCACGGCGACAGCCGCACTCGACGTGGCACGCAAAGCCCTGCAGGCGCATGAGCGCCGCATGGCCGAGAACGCCGCGCAAACATCGGCGCTGGAAGAATCCGCCCGCAACGCTGCCGCTCAATTGGCCGAAGCGCGCGAACAGCATCAGGGTGCTGCCAGCCAGTTCGCCGCCCTGCCCGCCAGCGATGGTCTCGGTGCAGAAGTACAGCGCCTGCGTGACGCGATGAATGGTGAGCGCGGTATTTATGCCGAGGCCCGCGCCCGCCATGATGGTTTGGAACGCGAAGCCAAACTCCGTGGTGACCGTCTGCGCACCATCGAAGGCGAACAGCGCGACTGGAAAACCCGCGCCGCCAAGGCGCAGGAACAGGCCGGCCAGCTCAACACCCGCCTCGATGAAACCGAGGCCGCCATCGCTGAAATGCAGGCCATGCCGCAGGCATTGGCTGACAAACGCCTGAAGCTGATGAACACCTTGGCTGAGGCCGAGGGTGAACGTCGCGCCGCCGCCGACAATCTGGCCACAGCTGAAAATGCCGTGCGCGAGGCCGACAAGGAATTGCGCGTCGCCCAGGAACAGGCTGCCACCTCGCGTGAAGGCCATGCGCGCTTGGGTGCCGTGCTCGAATCCACTAATGCCCGCCATCACACATCCGTGGCCCGCATCACCGAAGTACTGCAATGCGAGCCGCAGGAAATTCTCGCCAAGGCTGAACTCAGCGAAGAAAACCTGCCCGCCACCGATGTGATCGAAAAGCGCCTGAACGAATTGCGCGAAGACCGCGAGCGTCTGGGTGCCGTCAACCTGCGCGCCGATGAAGAAGCCCAAGCCGTCGGCGAGCAAGTGGACAAGATGAAGTCCGAAAAGGACGAACTGGTTCAAGCCATCGCCAAGCTGCGCGGCGGTATCGGCTCACTCAACCGCGAAGGCCGCCAGCGCCTGCTCGATGCTTTTGAAACAGTGAACACCAAATTCAGTGAACTCTTCACCACGCTGTTTGATGGCGGCAAGGCCGAACTGCAATTGATCGAGTCGGATGATCCGCTGGAAGCCGGCCTCGAAATCCTCGCCAATCCGCCCGGCAAGAAAGCCACCACTTTGTCGCTGCTCTCCGGCGGTGAACAGACGTTGACGGCGCTGTCGCTGATCTTCGCCGTGTTCCTCACCAATCCATCACCCATCTGCGTGATGGACGAAGTGGACGCACCGCTCGATGATCACAATATCGAGCGCTTCTGCAACCTGCTTGATGCGATGCTGCAGCGGACGGAAACCCGCTTCCTCATCATCACCCACCATCCGCTCACCATGGCCCGCATGCACCGCCTGTTCGGCGTCACCATGATGGAACGCGGTGTGTCGCAGCTGGTGTCCGTGAACCTCGAAGAAGCCGAGCAACTGATCGACGCAGCATGA